In Prionailurus viverrinus isolate Anna chromosome F2, UM_Priviv_1.0, whole genome shotgun sequence, the sequence GAACCTACCACAGGCCAGGCTCCCGAGCCGAACACGTCCATACGCATTAGCACATAGGATTCTCACTGCAGCTATATCAGACAGTGTTCTCTCCTCAGTCCAGAGAATGATATGCTGAAGCCTGGAGAGGTTATTCAACCTGTCCCAGGACACAGAGCTAAGTGGCAGAGGTTCAAACCCATGTCTTCTGATTCCAAGTTCAGAGCTCATTCTACTATACCCAATACCTTAATTAAGTTTGATGATACTGAGCATTCCGGTAACAGCcgattaaaacaataaaaaataccaCTCACAATTACAAGTGGAAGCCAGGAGGGGCTGCTTCTTTGTAGGCAGGAATACTGTGCTACTAAGAGCTTCTGATTAGGCTCGAATACCAAATTAGGAATGGTGAGAAAATATGTGAGCCACTGgttttgagattctttttctaATAGAAGGTCTATGTGTGgccttaatttttaattttcttaatttttaagacaacttttaaaaagttcttaagtttcttggggcatctaggtggctcagtctgttaagtgtcagactcttgatttcagctcagctcatgatctcgaagtttgtgagtctaagccctgcctcaggctctgtgctgacagcccagagcctgcttgggattctctgtctcctctctctctctgcccctccccagcttgtgctccctctctctctctctctcaaaaattaataaattaaaaaaaattcttaagtttcttaatttttttccttgtacaTATAATATTGGGTATTTCCTTTTAGTCTTTAAGATCCTGGAAACCagaggggtgcctgaatggctcagttggtgggggatctgactttggctcaagtcatgatgtcactactcgtgagtttaagccctgcgttgggctctatgctgacagctcagagcctggagcctgcttcggattctgggtccccctctctctctacccctccccggcttgtgctctgtctctctctctctaaggtaaataaataaaaaaaaaaagatcctggaaaacagattatttcttttttttcttttaaaaatttcctgcAAAAGTGCTTAGTTTGTTATATTCAGAAAACAATGTAGGCATTTAAAATTGTGTACattagccattttaaagtgtacttaCTTTGGGTAAAGCAGCAACCTGGTAAGCAGCTCTTGCAGGAAAACTGCtcttaaaatctaaatttaaaagaatttcattttagttttcgGACACTGTATTGTGACGGCACAATCAAGAATCTGGTAAGTGCTTCATAGATCTATTAGTGCTTAGATACAAGcaacactgaaaaaaaagaagctaacaTTCATATtagtttgataaaatattttgccATAGGATTCCTATGACAGTGAATACTTTTAAAGATGTCTTCGCTTtctgggaaaaaggaaaatattcacatGCTTTGAGACTTTGATCTTGTTTGATATGaatagggttttatttttaaagtgatacTTATGTGATATGAACTCATTTAAACATTCAAACAACCCTATAAagttttatccccattttccatatgaagaaaccaaggcataAAACCATTAACTAATTAACCAGCTAAGGATTCTGAGAGCCAGAACAGAGATGGTGGCGAGGTCATATCACAGCACTAAAAAATACAATCTATGTGTTATTATTAGGAGGGCTTAAAAGCCTGAGAAGAGTGTATCAATATTAAGCTTTAGGAAAATGAATTTGTAAGACTGTAGTTATATTATTCTAGGGAATCCCATAGAAGTATCTTGGATCTTTTTCATGGGGGCACACTGTATGTTTCCAATCGGACAATTCTTTTAGGACAGGATCTATGGCCATTTCTTTAGCATCTCCTATCACTCTTAATTAATAATGGACAATCATTAAGGTTAATACACTCATTTCTCTTAAAATGGAATACAGTAATGAAGCCAAATTACTTACACTGTTTGTAGACTTCATTGACGGTGTTGAAGTCATTTATGTCAGCCAGCAAAACAGTTGTTTTTACCACTAAAAGATACATACATCGTTATTAGGTTTAGCTATTTGGTCTCACTCAAAATATTACTTAGAAAAACATATGGTTCTGCGACTGAATTGATTAAAATGGGCCTGAAATTAAAACAACTTTCAAAAGCAACCAAGATATGGCATGGCATATTATTGGATGCTCCATATTCTTCAAAAAGAGTTATCAAACAGAAATGTGAAGGAATCAAACAGGTATCAAACAAATGTGAAGGCATATCGAGTTGCTCACCGTTAGTGAAGTCACAGCCTGCAGCTTTCAGAATTTCACCCATGTTTGTAAGAGCCTATGAAGCAAGGCAAGAAAGACCTAAGGCACTGGATGGATGTTACATTAAAGCTTTATTTCAATTCAATTAATCAACTTTTACTAATATCTCCTTAAATAGCTTATGTTGCAGAAAAATCCTCCCGTTCTAGGAAATTCTACTCCTCCTAGCCCACCTCTATACAAGGGAATTGCTTCTTGGCTTTCCTGTAATGGAATGAATCTTTCTGAAATATAGTGAGACCTTGTCTCCTTTTGTGAGTAGAAAGACTGGACTGAAGTCTCTTCTTCAGTGCTAGAGGGTGCAAAGTTCTCAGCCAGTGTCCACTAAGCTCAAAGAGATAGCTTCTGGAGTTCTGAACTCTGTATTGCTTTGAGGGTAAATAAAAGCTAGTGAGCATTAAAACATGTTTCCTTTTAAAGCAATAATTGATTTTAAAGAGTTctatctttttctcaaaaaacagTATCAGTAAATTATGCATATGCTTGACACTGTGGCCTTTGGAAAAACATCAGTTTTTCACTCATTCCTTAATGTACAATTTTTTCAATTCattattcctctttattttaCTGGCACAttataatatttgatatttttatttatttttttcttcttttttttgaattgAGAGAGTATACacatgcatgtgggggaggggcagagggaggaggaagagagagagagagatagaaagagaattttaaccaggctccacgctcagtgtggagtccgacgcagggctcaatctcatgattgtaagatcacgacctgagctgaaaccaagagtcaggtgcttaaccgactgagacacccgggcaccctgatatttttatttaaaaaaaaaagtcttctaaaTAGGTAATACATAGATATGGCAAAAAAATTCAACAGCTATAAAAAAGCCATATACAGTGAAAAAATGTCTCCTACCCTTACTTCCTTCTTCCCCAGCTTCTTGTATATCCTTGAAGAGACAGTCAATGCTTACACCAGCATAAATGCACACCACTCGCACCCCCACgcaccttcacacacacacacacagatggtaGCATATTGTGCAAAGCTGTTTTGCATCTCTGTTTTATTCTATCACCTAACAATTtatgttgggagatttttccACATTAATTTAGTTGTATGGAACTAGCATGATTTATTTCATTAGTTCCTTAcggatggacatttagattgttttctaTCTTTGGATATTATAAATGACTCAGTGAAtgcataaaattataatttaattctatttattgGATCAGAATTATACTCctcattcttatttaaaaaaaacttttttttaaacgtttatttatttttgagacagagagagacagagcatgaacaggggaggggcagagagagagggagacacagaatctgaaacaggctccaggttctgagctgtcagcacagagcccgacacggggcttgaactcacggccagtgagatcatgacctgagccgaagtcagacgcttaaccgaccaagccacccaggcgcccctcctcattcttattttaaaagacacatattgcacctaatcttttttttttttttttaatgtttatttatttttgagacagagagagacagagcatgaatgggggagggtcagagagagggagacacagaatctgaaacaagctccaggctctgagctgtcagcacagagcccgacgtggggctcgaactcacggaccgcgagatcatgatctgagccgaagtcggccgcttaactgactgagccacccaggcacccctgcacatAATCTTTGATAGTTCTCTCTTACTAACAAATGTTGACTGTtacttctgtgggttttttttttttttttttttttttgcagctaaGTGGCCCTGATAAGAAATTTCCCAATCCGTGTGAAAGTGGCAAGATGCTATCTGATTTCAATAATTTAATTGAGATTGAAGTAATTTTATTGAGAGAGCTGACATATAATATTGCATCAGTTTTAGGTATGtaatatgatgatttgatatatgtatatactataaaataattACTGCAGTTTAGTGACTATCCAAACATTCAGGTTTGAAGTCACCCTTGGAAGgtagacttttttgttgttgttaaatgatTCCTCAAAGTTTGGACTTTCTGCTGATATAAAACTGTCTTAAATCAATCAGTAAGTAACTTTAAAAGCATTTATCTGATAACCTCTATAAAAAATCAGCCAAATGGATTCTTAATACTTTCAGtattaaaaagcaataaagaagGGAACTTCAAGTGTGAAAAATGACTTACTTGTTTGGCTTCCTCTGCCACCCCTCCTGGCACGAGCTGTCCACTTGCAGGGTCCATGCCTATCTGTCCTGAAATGTAAATGGTCCTGTCGACTAACACAGCCTGACTGCAATAAACGGAAATAcagtatgtatataaaatataaaacacaaaattcaatGCTAAAAGATTTCTTTGCtaggacacaaaaagcacaaaatgtaaaataaaagaataataggacttcattaaaatgaacaccttttgctttttgaaagagatctttaagaaaatggaaacacaagtCATAGATtgggagaaactatttgcaaaacatatatctaACAAAGAACTTGtccccagaatatataaagaactcgtATAGCTCAGTAATATAAACAACCCAATAAAATATGGGCAAGTGATTTGAGCAGATATTTCATAAAAGAAGACATATGAAGAGCTAGGGAGTACattaaagatgctcaacattattactGATTAGAAAATGTAAAGCAAAACCTCACTAGATACCATTACACCCAATAAGATGTCACTGATAACAGTAAggattggtgaggatgtgaagtgACCAGAATCCTGTAATATGTACCCCATTGGCGGGACTGCAAAAATAGTCCAgatgctttggaaaatagtttggcaagtttcttaaaaacttaaacatataCTTAATATACAACCCCAGCGATTTCTTTCTTAGGCAGCTAccgaaaagaaaggaaaatatatgtcCAAAGATTTCACATGACTGTTCAgaacagcattatttatgatagcaaaaaagaaaaacaaaaaataaacatccacTGATAGATCCAACTAAAGACTACATATTatttgattccacttatatgaaattctagaagagaaagtATAAcagcagaaagtagattagtgactTCCTGGGGACAGTGGGGACTGACCACAAATGGGTATGAGGGAatttttggggggtgatggaaatgtgctAAAACTTGACTGTGGTAGCAAATGCATGGCTCTAAGAATTTACCAAAACTCATGGAACTCTAAACTTAAAATGGGTGAACTTTAATGTAACTTACACCTCAACAGAACTGCAagacagtaacaacaaaaatgcaATGCCAAGAGCACTGCTAGAAAAGAAGTAGTTATTTTCGGACAAGACTCATTACTGCTTCTTGAAGTGTCAATTAAGGATCCACCTATGATGGGAACACTTTATTTCTGTAAAGTGCTTGTTTTTGGAAAAGGTTTGTTTTGTAATGAGGGTACTAAATTTCAGAATTAGGGTACGATCACAAGAAACAGAATAAGCCATGCTGAGACCTGAAAAAGAGTCAAACagatcaacttaaaaaaatgtgttagtttttggataaagaaaacacctctgttgtttctctttttaattgtggtaaaaaaaaatacatatacatatataagataaaatttatcattttaaccatttttaggtacacaattcagtggcattaagtaccaccatttttaaaatcctgataAAGAAAACTTAGTATCAATTTAAATTTAGaagtaaaatttgttttatcatttccatgtttatttagaaagagcaTCTTCTCATTTCCAATGTTACATTTCTAATATTACATTCTCATTTCTAATCTTCGTTTCCCCTGATTTTCCCTGACCATAACTTTTCtctttatgatttaaaatatagtatgtatgtatatacttatctatctatctatctatctatctatttatgtaAGCTCTACACCAAATGTGGTATTGAATTCAtaatgctgagatcaagagtcgcatgctctactgactgagccagccaggcacccctataattcttttcttaataattttttgaataaGAGAACATTCACATGGATCAAAAatctagaaatacaaagaatctcAGTGAAAaatctcctcctttctctccttatcCTCCTCCTGCCCAGTTTCCAGCCCCTACAGATAACGAATGCTCTcctttacatatttttccaaagtttCTTCACGCATATAtgagtaaaaatgaaatatatcttCTCCCTGTTTATATAACATATGGTATACTAAATGCTCttctacattttgcttttttcactcaatGGTATATTGCAATCTTTCTATAACTATATGCAGAATGCATCCTTATTCTTTTAACAGCTgcatagtattttattgtttggaCATACTTTACTAGTTACCATCAattccaatatattttaaaaatgtatttattggggcgcctgggtggcgcagtcggttaagcgtccgacttcagccaggtcacgatctcgcggtccgggagttcgagccccgcgtcaggctctgggctgatggctcagagcctggagcctgtttcagattctgtgtctccctctctctctgctcctcccccgttcatgctctgtctctctctgtcccaaaaataaataaacgttgaaaaaaaaaatttaaaaaaaaaagtatttatttacttatttagagacacagagaaagatcGCAAGCatggatgggacagagagagagaaggagagagagaatcccaagcgggttccgcACTGGTAGTATGGAGcatgatgaggggctcgatctaacgaacggtgacatcatgaattgagctgaaatcaagagtccaacactcaatcgactgaaccacctgggcaccccttgATTCCAATATTTTGCTACTGTAAACAAAACTACACTGAAAAccgtatcacacacacacacacacacacacacacacacacacacacactttccctgGGGTAAGTACTAAGCCTTTCTTTCATCTGAACGTCAGAGGAGCCATTCTTATACCATGAGCAGGATCTTGTCTTATAGTATAACTAGTTCTGTTCTTATCCTATTTCTGGGGTATGCCAGACTGACTGTAAACCCCTTGAAGGCAGGAGCTGTGTCTTACTGTCTCCAGCTGTGCAGGGCCTAGGTGATTCCTTGCACTAGTGGGCACACAATAACTTCTTGTTCATGTTTTGCTCTCTAACCACTTACTAGCTTAAATGACTTTGGCTGTCAGTAAAGTATCTTTTTAGCAGGACCCACTGGCTTATTGTGTGGGCTTGGAGAGCGAAAGAGGGTAGATTTAAACTTGGTTAATAGGATTTAGAAAGTCTAGAAATTCTTCTCAACTATCTGGGCCATAATAGATAGCTATTCACCCTGGCCCAGAAACAGGTAACTATGGTGTTTGTTAATGTGTAAGCTTTCTTCAGGTTGAAAAGTATCATCAACTAACAAGGTTTTTATTAATTGTCCTGTGTAGAATTAGGCTACCTTAGGCCCTTTGCAAAGTAATTTTAACTTTCCCTATATTTGAAATATAGTTTAAGCCCATTTGCATTACCATTGGTCAAaaaatttattggggcgcctgggtggctcagtcagttgggcgtccgacttgggctcatgtcatgatctcacagtttgtgagttcgagccctgtgtcgagctctgtatggtaagagctcagagcctggagcctgcttcagattctgtatttccctctctctctgtccctccccaccacttgtgccctgtgtgtgtctctctcaaaaataaacataaagcaaacaaaaaaagtaaaaaatttatgATAGTAAAAaggaattcatttattctcaGAAAACTAACAGACCTCTAAGACTATTTGAGCTATGTGAATTATCGCTTATAGATCAGTGAAGAGATGTTCACAAAGATAATTAGCTAGTTAGCTCTTCCTGAGAATAAGAAACCTACTATCCACAGACAAGTCATTAGGTTTCCAGAACATTTAAGTGTATTGTTCTACTGCCAACTCAAAGGATAATAACACTTTCAAAAGAATCTTAGTAAGAATTCTCATTGTAATTGTAATGTATTGTAATCTATGCCACATGGACTATCGCTTCCAAATGTCATGACTATTTGGATAGTGCGCTAACAAAATGGAAAGCAATGCAATGTGATGTTGAAATCTCTCAAGGTTCTGTCCTGGGGTACTCCTGAAATGTGCTCAGCTGATTAGTGAATTGGTGACAACACCCCATCCATCACAATGCCAAGGATTGAAAGTTCAACACATTTGAATTCTTCCTAGAGAAGACCTGGAATTTTCAACAACTGTGCTCATAAAAACTCTATGcacaaaaatttgttttcaaatggtTCTTAAAACATGTCTAATTAACTTTATCAGGATATAACTAGTTACTTGGGAGTGTGGTTTTCTTCaagataaaatattgaaaattagcACCATTTTTAGTGGCCTTATATGATCTCTAGATACAAAAGAGCATTAAGGGCACTATGTCCTGGGAAGTCTCCACACAGTGAGCTGGTTGATGTTTTTTCTCTCATCATACTGGTATAttaaatttcccttcttttttcttgcagCTCTATAAAGTCAACCAGCATATTACTGCCCTGCTTGTAACGTACACACTTGAGGAAGGTGTATGCTCCAGGCTCTATAATCACTTTGTCTGGTTAAGTGTTGATTTTGTTCTGAAGTAAAACCACCGGGTGATTGAGGAAGAACGATccagagcagaggaggaaaaagattgctgatttttacttttattgtaaTACCCCCATAACTATCTTTAATGTCTTCTccaaataatttttcctcttaaaagaTCTCtgaccgggggcgcctgggtggctcagtcagttaagcgtctgactcttgattttagctcaggtcatgatctcatggtttgtatgttcaagccccacgttgggctctgcgctgacaatctggagcctgcttgggactctctctacccccctactctctgcccctcccccactagcatgtgctctctttctctcaaaatacatagaaacattaaaaaaaaaaaagaaatctgatcatgtcatttcCTCTACAAAAACATTTGAATGCTCCTCAACGCatacaaaataaagtttatacTCTTCAGTTTAGCACTGAAAATGATCATAGTCCAGACCTTGCTAAAAGCTAATTTTTagcaagaagcaaaacaaaaatttagattCAAAGTCCAACTCTGAACCTGTGTTTCCCAAAGTGTAGGTCATATACAAACACTGAATCACAGTAAGGAAATGATtcccttttcaattttctttcagtAATTCCATAGCAGGAGATAGCAAACTAAATGATGAAGATTGAGCTCTAGAGCTTGACTAAGTTCAAATTCTGTCATATCCCATCCTAGTGGGCATATTATTTAACCACAAGTAGATCAATTTCTTCACCCCAAAAACGAGTACTGTAATAATAACTGTGCACCTAAAGCACCTATAAGAGTGCTTTGTGCTGAGTGAACATCATTAAATGTTAGCGATTATGACATCAATCCTCTaattatatgaaagaaaaaataccatttttagggggaaaaaaatattatcacttttttttctctttttttaaagtaggcttcatgcccagtgtagagcccaatgtggggcttgatctctgatcctgagatcaagacctgagctaagaccaagactcagatgcttggggcacctgggtgactcagctgatTGAGCACTGGAtgcttgtttttggctcaggtcatgatctcaagatcaaaggatcaagccctgcgtcaggctgagtgtggagcctgcttaaagattctctccccctctgccctctctgcatTGCCCTCATCCAGCTTgagctctccctctctaaaaaaaaaaaaaaaaaaaagcccaacacttaatctactgagctacccaggtgccctgaaatttatcacttttttttttaagtttatttatttttgagagagagaaagagagagagagcatgagcaagggaagggcagatagagaaggagacagagaaccaaagcgggctctgagctgtcggcccagagcccaacacggtgctTGAAcccatagaccgcgagatcatgacctgacctgaagtctgccacttaaccaactgagccacccaggcgcccctgaaatttatCACTTTTAACAGAGAGAGCAGTCTTAGGTTCTGAGCCAACTGTGGCAGCTTCCCAGAATTAtgctttttacttatttgagcttattttttttttactgttaccTTCCTCAGGTTGTTTTCTATTTAGAGTACTGTTgtaaagtttcctttttaaaggtgTTAAAGTGAGCCCTCTTAAATAAAAGTGTTAAGTAAATTATGATATAGGTGGTACACAGATTtggcaaatggaaaagaaaaagagtaaaagtcGTAGTTGGATTACTAAAACTTCCTCCAAAAAATATGCCATGTATTCTTCCACCACTATGCCTCAAGTCATTCCCTCTATCTGGAATGAACTTCGCCCAATGACTTTCTGCTGAAGTTCttaataaagtaatttaaaaatcactttacaACAGTACTATATAAATGGCAAACCTAAccttcaaaacccagctcaaGGACCACCTGTCGCAGGAGTCCTCTtaaatctttctcttcctctgtccccagtTACCagcaatttctttcttctcctttttttttttgccatcccTGCCCCCATGACTCCTTATTCCCACTGCACTTATTTCTAACCCTGCTATCATAATTATTGTTCTGCCACC encodes:
- the RIDA gene encoding 2-iminobutanoate/2-iminopropanoate deaminase, whose amino-acid sequence is MASLIRKVISTAKAPGAIGPYSQAVLVDRTIYISGQIGMDPASGQLVPGGVAEEAKQALTNMGEILKAAGCDFTNVVKTTVLLADINDFNTVNEVYKQYFKSSFPARAAYQVAALPKGSRVEIEAVAVQGPLTMASL